In Lentibacillus sp. JNUCC-1, the genomic window AAAAACAAGCAATAGAACAGGGCTTGAACATTAAAACAGCCAAATTTCCATTTAAAGCTGTTGGTAAAGCGCTTGTCCACGGTGAGACGAATGGTTTTGTGAAAATTATTTCCAATAAAGATAATGACGATCTTGTCGGTGTGCACATGATTGGACCGCATGTGACCGATATGATTTCTGAAGCTGGTCTCGCCAAAGTGCTTGACGCCACAGCCTGGGAAGTTGCAGAAACCATTCACCCTCATCCAAGCTTATCAGAGGTGATAGGTGAAGCTGCGCTGGCTGTGGATGGCAAACAAATACACGGATAACTATGATTCAATTATGAAGGAGGTTATTTCATGGCTGATGCACGCCATAAAGAACTGGGTTTAACAGATGAAGACGTCCTGGAGATGTTTAAAACAATGCTTTTGGCCAGAAAATTGGATGAGAGAATGTGGCTCCTGAATCGAGCCGGAAAAATTCCTTTCGTTATTTCCTGTCAAGGTCAGGAAGCAGCCCAAGTCGGCGCAGCTTTTGCGCTCGATCGAGACAACGATTATACAGCACCGTATTATCGGGATCTTGGGGTTGTGCTGGCGTTTGGCATGACGGCCAAAGATCTAATGTTATCAGCTTTCGCCAAAGCAGAAGACCCAAACTCGGGCGGACGTCAGATGCCGAGCCACTTTGGTCAGAAAAAGAATCGCATTCTAACAGGTTCTTCGCCTGTCACAACACAATTGCCGCACGCAGTTGGTGTTGCTTTGGCAGCAAAAATGGACCAAAAAAATATCGCTTCGTTTGTAACACTCGGAGAAGGTTCATCCAATCAGGGCGATTTCCACGAAGGTTTGAACTTTGCAGGTGTACATAAGCTTCCTGTGATTACAATGGTGGAAAATAATAAATATGCGATTTCTGTTCCCATTCAAAAGCAGCTCGCATGCGAGAAGGTTTCTGACCGTGCGCAAGGCTATGGCATGCCGGGCATCACTGTGGACGGTAATGACCCCTTGCTGTATTTGAAGTCGTTAAAGAGGCAAGAGAACGGGCTGTAAGCGGTGAAGGTCCGACGATGATCGAGGCGTTGACTGATAGATATACCGCGCACTCCAGTGACGATGATGATCGGTTGTATCGTGAAAAGGGTGAAGTCGAGGAAGCGAAAAAGAAAGATGCGATTGTTTCTTTTGCGGCATATTTACGCAATGCAGGTCTATACGACGAAGAAACAGAAGAAGCATTACACAAAGAAGTCGATAAAATTGTAAATGAAGCTACGGATTATGCTGAGAACGCACCATATGCAGCACCGGAAGATGCTTTAAAATATGTTTATGAAGAAGTGTAGGGAGGGGGAACAATCATGCCAGTTATGACCTATATTCAGGCTGTGACAACAGCTCTTAAAGAAGAAATGCAACGGGATGACAATGTGTTTATTCTTGGGGAAGACGTTGGAAAGAAAGGCGGAGTGTTTCGCGCCACTGATGGCCTGTATGATGAATTTGGTGAAGCACGTGTTCTTGATACGCCGCTAGCGGAATCTGCTATTGCAGGTGTTGGGATCGGGGCAGCCATGTATGGCAAACGGCCAGTCGCGGAAATGCAATTTGCGGACTTTATTATGCCTGCTGTCAATCAGATCATTTCTGAAGCATCACGTCTCAGGTATCGATCAAACAATGATTGGTCATGCCCAATTACAATTCGTGCGCCATATGGCGGCGGCGTTCATGGCGCTTTGTATCATTCTCAGTCTGTTGAAGCGGTGTTTGCCAATCAGCCGGGATTAAAGATCGTGATGCCGTCCACACCATATGATGTAAAAGGTCTTTTAAAGGCGGCTATTCGGGATAATGATCCAGTTTTGTTTTTCGAACATAAGCGTGCTTACCGTCTGCTAAAAGGCGAGGTGCCTGAAGAAGATTATGTGCTTCCGATTGGGAAAGCAGATGTGAAGCGAGAAGGTTCCGATATCACCATTATTACTTACGGGTTATGTGTTCAATTCGCATTGCAAGCCGCTGAAAAGCTTGCCGAAGAAGGCATTGATGCACACATACTTGACTTGAGGACCATTTACCCGCTGGATCAGGAAGCGATTATTGAAGCTGCCCAAAAAACAGGTAAGGTTCTCCTGATTACTGAAGACAACAAAGAAGGCAGTATTCTAGGTGAAGTAGCAGCTATCATATCTGAAAACTGCTTGTTTGATCTTGATGCTCCAATTCAGCGTCTTGCTGGTCCGGATATTCCGGCCATGCCTTATGCACCGCCAATGGAGAAGTTTTTCATGATCAACCCGGATAAAGTTGAAAAGGCAATGCGTGAACTGGCGGAATTTTAAACGAAAGGAGGAAATGCAATGACCATTGAAAAAATAAATATGCCTCAGCTTGGAGAAAGTGTTACAGAAGGCACGATTAGCACATGGCTCGTTAAGGAAGGTGACCATGTCAATAAATATGATCCCATTGCAGAAGTCATGACGGACAAAGTCAATGCAGAAGTACCGTCATCCTTCAGTGGTGTGATCAAAGATATTATCGCGCAGGAAGGCGACACGCTTGAAGTCGGATCGTTGATGTGCCACATCGAGATTGAAGGCGCTGCGGAGCGTCCGGAAGAATCTGACTCAGATAGTCAATCCAAGTCAAATCAAGAAGGTTCGGCTGAGCCATCGGATCAATCTTCTGATCAATCCATGAAAAAACGCTATTCACCGGCAGTTCTGAGATTATCTCAGGAACACGGCATTAATCTTGAAGAAGTTAGCGGAACTGGGCGTGGCGGCCGAATTACACGTAAGGATATTGAGGCTGTCATCGCTCAGGGTGGGAAAGCCTCTGCCGATACACAGAAACAAGAGGTCAAACCAGAGCAGGAAATGCCTTCTGCATCAACAGAATCCGCTCCCAAGCCGACGGCAGTTCCGGTGGATTCACAGGCCGGTGACGTTGAGATTCCTGTTAAAGGTGTTCGTAAGATGATTGCGGATAACATGGTTAAGTCCAAAACAGAGATCCCTCATGCTTGGATGACGGTGGAAGTCGATGTAACGAACCTGGTCGCATTACGCAACCAGGTGAAAAATGAATTCAAGCAAAATGAAGGGTATTCGCTGACATATTTTGCATTCTTTGTGAAAGCTGTTGCCCAAGCTTTGAAAGAATACCCAATTTTGAACAGCACATGGGCTGGAGACCGGATTATCAAGAAAAAAGATATCAATATCTCCATCGCTGTTGCCAAAGATGATGAATTGTTTGTCCCGGTTATTAAACAAGCTGATGAACTGACAGTTAAAGGCATCGCTAGAAACATTTACGAGCTTGCTCAAAAAGCGCGCAACGGTAAATTAACAGCAGAAGATATGCAGGGTGGCACGTTTACAGTAAATAACACAGGCTCTTTCGGCTCTGTTTCTTCCATGGGTGTCATTAATCACCCTCAGGCAGCCATTTTGCAAGTTGAATCTATTGTAAAGCGTCCTGTTATTATTAATGATATGTTTGCGGCCCGTGACATGGTTAACCTTTCATTGTCGCTGGACCACCGTGTGCTGGACGGACTTGTGTGCGGGCGATTCTTAAACCGTGTGAAAAACATTCTTGAAGAAATGAATGCCCAAACCACTTCAATTTATTAATCAATGAATTGAAATCTGGGAATGGAATTGATAAGCTAAAGATGGGTGAATGATAACGATCCCCATTAATTTTCAAGGAGTTGAAAGAATTGGATTTCAATCTATTTATGAACGACGTTGTAGATGTGGCACGTACAGATATAAAAGAGGCAGGATATGAAGAATTAACGACACCCGAAGAAGTGGATACGGCTCTTTCCAGAGAAGGCACCACACTGGTAATGGTTAATTCCGTATGCGGATGTGCTGGGGGTGTAGCACGTCCAGCGGCAGCAAATGCCATACATTATGACAAGCGCCCGGATCATTTGGTGACCGTTTTTGCTGGTCAGGACCGGGAAGCGACTGAAGAAGCCAGAACCTACTTTAAAGGGTTTCCACCTTCTTCACCTTCATTTGCCTTTTTGAAAGACGGCGAAATCGTAACGATGATCGAACGTCATGACATTGAAGGATTTACGGCTATGGACGTCGTTGGCAAGTTGCAAAACCTGTTTGATGAATATTGTGAAGAAGTTTAAATCCTGAAATGATGAAATGGGGCTGTCTCAGTTAAAGCGGGCCAGCCCCATTTTTAAATATGATGAGATGTTATAAAAGGGAATGACCGCATGTGAAAATAGGTTATCGTACAATTA contains:
- a CDS encoding alpha-ketoacid dehydrogenase subunit beta, which produces MPVMTYIQAVTTALKEEMQRDDNVFILGEDVGKKGGVFRATDGLYDEFGEARVLDTPLAESAIAGVGIGAAMYGKRPVAEMQFADFIMPAVNQIISEASRLRYRSNNDWSCPITIRAPYGGGVHGALYHSQSVEAVFANQPGLKIVMPSTPYDVKGLLKAAIRDNDPVLFFEHKRAYRLLKGEVPEEDYVLPIGKADVKREGSDITIITYGLCVQFALQAAEKLAEEGIDAHILDLRTIYPLDQEAIIEAAQKTGKVLLITEDNKEGSILGEVAAIISENCLFDLDAPIQRLAGPDIPAMPYAPPMEKFFMINPDKVEKAMRELAEF
- a CDS encoding BrxA/BrxB family bacilliredoxin; the encoded protein is MDFNLFMNDVVDVARTDIKEAGYEELTTPEEVDTALSREGTTLVMVNSVCGCAGGVARPAAANAIHYDKRPDHLVTVFAGQDREATEEARTYFKGFPPSSPSFAFLKDGEIVTMIERHDIEGFTAMDVVGKLQNLFDEYCEEV
- a CDS encoding dihydrolipoamide acetyltransferase family protein gives rise to the protein MTIEKINMPQLGESVTEGTISTWLVKEGDHVNKYDPIAEVMTDKVNAEVPSSFSGVIKDIIAQEGDTLEVGSLMCHIEIEGAAERPEESDSDSQSKSNQEGSAEPSDQSSDQSMKKRYSPAVLRLSQEHGINLEEVSGTGRGGRITRKDIEAVIAQGGKASADTQKQEVKPEQEMPSASTESAPKPTAVPVDSQAGDVEIPVKGVRKMIADNMVKSKTEIPHAWMTVEVDVTNLVALRNQVKNEFKQNEGYSLTYFAFFVKAVAQALKEYPILNSTWAGDRIIKKKDINISIAVAKDDELFVPVIKQADELTVKGIARNIYELAQKARNGKLTAEDMQGGTFTVNNTGSFGSVSSMGVINHPQAAILQVESIVKRPVIINDMFAARDMVNLSLSLDHRVLDGLVCGRFLNRVKNILEEMNAQTTSIY